The Montipora capricornis isolate CH-2021 chromosome 3, ASM3666992v2, whole genome shotgun sequence genome window below encodes:
- the LOC138042825 gene encoding lysosomal acid lipase/cholesteryl ester hydrolase-like has product METFWQSALCLLALSSWRGILAQVTPLPEEKMNVTQMINYNGYPAEEYDVVTDDGYILTIQRIPGGRHETPPSGPRPVVLVQHGLLASSSNWVANLPNESFGFLLADKGFDVWLGNMRGNTYGRHHVNLSVDTDAFWDFSWDEMAKYDFPAIVNFILKKTAQPSLYYAAHSQGCLIAFAELPRNKDLAQKIKAVFSLAPVAYLGNMESPVKYLIYFLPEIEDLFAVLGVRDFLPSDDIIRWLATYVCKPTDLEEICSNIIFLICGFDIPQLNVTRVPIYIAHTPAGTSVKNMVHYAQMYKYKKFQMFDYGSPEKNRQHYGMDSPPQYNASAVDVPVAIYWGGNDWLADPKDVKRLKQVLPKMWYDKYIEGWQHLDFIWGLDAASLVYNDVIKRILTVENGLGYH; this is encoded by the exons ATGGAAACTTTCTGGCAATCAGCTCTTTGTCTGCTAGCGTTATCTTCATGGAGAGGTATTCTAGCCCAAGTTACTCCTCTGCCAGAGGAGAAAATGAATGTG ACGCAAATGATCAATTACAATGGTTATCCTGCTGAAGAATACGATGTGGTTACAGATGATGGATACATCTTAACCATTCAGAGAATTCCTGGAGGTCGGCACGAAACTCCTCCATCTGGTCCCAGACCAGTTGTTTTGGTTCAGCATGGATTGCTAGCATCATCGTCTAACTGGGTAGCAAATTTGCCAAATGAAAGTTTTGGCTTCCTTCTCGCTGACAAAGGATTTGATGTTTGGCTTGGTAACATGCGTGGAAATACATATGGCAGACATCATGTCAATCTCTCAGTAGACACAGATGCATTCTGGGATTTCAG TTGGGATGAAATGGCAAAGTATGACTTTCCAGCAATAGTGAACTTCATTCTAAAGAAAACTGCACAGCCATCATTATACTATGCTGCACACTCGCAAGGTTGCCTCATTGCTTTTGCAGAACTGCCAAGAAACAAGGATTTGGCTCAGAAAATAAAGGCTGTCTTTTCCTTGGCCCCTGTTGCTTATTTAGGAAACATGGAGAGTCCTGTCAAAtatttgatttattttcttCCAGAAATTGAG GATTTATTTGCAGTACTTGGAGTTCGTGATTTCCTTCCTTCAGACGATATAATTCGTTGGCTGGCTACTTATGTCTGTAAACCAACTGATTTAGAGGAAATTTGCTCAAATATAATCTTCCTCATATGTGGATTTGACATACCACAACTTAACGTG ACCCGTGTACCCATTTACATTGCCCATACTCCTGCAGGGACATCTGTAAAAAATATGGTGCACTATGCACAG ATGTACAAATACAAGAAATTTCAGATGTTTGACTATGGAAGCCCAGAGAAAAACAGGCAACATTATGGCATG GACTCTCCACCGCAGTACAATGCCTCAGCCGTGGATGTTCCTGTTGCAATTTACTGGGGTGGAAATGATTGGCTTGCAGATCCTAAAGATGTGAAAAGGTTAAAGCAGGTACTGCCCAAGATGTGGTATGATAAATATATAGAGGGGTGGCAACACTTGGACTTCATTTGGGGACTGGATGCAGCTTCCCTGGTCTACAATGATGTCATCAAGAGGATCCTGACAGTGGAAAATGGATTAGGATATCATTAA